Proteins from one Anopheles nili chromosome 2, idAnoNiliSN_F5_01, whole genome shotgun sequence genomic window:
- the LOC128720393 gene encoding proteasome subunit beta type-7, translating to MTTDVAREFEAPGFSFENCRRNAQLVKNGFVPPKMIKTGTTICGIIYKDGVILGADTRATEGPIVADKNCEKIHYLAKNMYCCGAGTAADTEMTTQMISSNLELHRLNTGRTVPVVVANTMLKQFLFRYQGYVSAALVLGGVDSTGSYIYCIYPHGSTDKLPYATMGSGSLAAMSVFESRWKPDMSEEDGKKLVRDAIAAGVFNDLGSGSNIDLCVIRKDTTDYLRTYEEANKKGTRSLAYDFKPGTTAVLQSKSFKVDITDTVVRQLVPEGAESMDTA from the exons atgaCTACTGACGTTGCCCGCGAATTCGAAGCTCCTGGATTTAGTTTTGAAAACTGCCGCCG GAATGCCCAGCTCGTCAAGAATGGCTTTGTGCCACCGAAAATGATTAAGACAGGCACCACTATCTGTGGCATCATCTACAAGGATGGCGTTATCCTAGGAGCCGACACGCGAGCCACCGAGGGACCGATCGTGGCCGATAAAAACTGCGAGAAGATCCACTACTTGGCGAAAAATATGTACTGCTGCGGTGCCGGTACTGCGGCAGATACGGAGATGACCACACAGATGATCTCCTCCAATCTGGAGCTGCACCGGTTGAATACGGGCCGTAccgtgccggtggtggtggccaacACTATGCTCAAGCAGTTTTTGTTCCGTTACCAAGGCTACGTTAGCGCTGCTCTCGTGCTCGGAGGAGTGGACAGCACTGGCTCGTACATCTACTGTATCTACCCGCACGGTTCAACCGACAAGTTACCGTACGCGACTATGGGTTCGGGAAGTTTGGCCGCGATGTCCGTGTTTGAATCGCGTTGGAAGCCGGATATGTCAGAGGAGGATGGCAAAAAGTTGGTGCGGGATGCAATTGCGGCCGGTGTATTCAACGACCTGGGGTCCGGCTCGAACATCGATTTGTGTGTAATCCGTAAGGACACGACTGACTACTTGCGGACGTACGAAGAAGCTaacaaaaagggcacccgcAGTCTAGCCTATGACTTCAAGCCTGGCACTACGGCAGTGCTGCAGAGCAAGAGTTTCAAGGTGGACATCACGGATACGGTTGTCCGCCAACTAGTACCCGAAGGCGCGGAAAGTATGGACACGGCTTAG
- the LOC128720395 gene encoding 40S ribosomal protein S16: MPKARKEKVNAVQVFGRKKTATAVAYCKRGKGLLRVNGRPLDQIEPKILRYKLQEPLLLLGKEKFAGVDIRIRVNGGGHVAQIYAIRQAVSKALVSFYQKYVDEASRKELKDILTQYDRTLLVADPRRCEPKKFGGPGARARYQKSYR; encoded by the exons ATGCCAAAG GCACGCAAGGAAAAAGTTAACGCTGTCCAGGTTTTCGGCCGCAAG AAAACCGCCACCGCTGTTGCATACTGCAAGCGCGGCAAGGGTCTTTTGCGAGTCAATGGCCGCCCACTGGATCAGATTGAACCGAAAATCCTGCGCTACAAGCTGCAGGAGCCGCTGCTTCTGCTGGGCAAGGAAAAGTTCGCCGGTGTTGACATCCGTATTCGCGTGAACGGTGGTGGTCATGTCGCTCAGATCTACGCCATCCGCCAGGCCGTTTCTAAGGCCCTGGTTTCGTTCTACCAGAAGTACGTGGATGAAGCGTCGCGCAAGGAACTGAAGGACATTCTAACGCAGTACGACCGAACGCTGCTGGTTGCTGACCCGCGTCGCTGCGAGCCGAAGAAGTTCGGAGGTCCAGGTGCCCGCGCCCGGTACCAGAAGTCGTACCGTTAA